From a region of the Castor canadensis chromosome 7, mCasCan1.hap1v2, whole genome shotgun sequence genome:
- the LOC109690717 gene encoding cytochrome c-like gives MSDVEKLKKSFVQKYAQCHIVEKDGKHKTGLKLCGLFGQKTGQAAGFSYTDANKNKGITWREDTLMEGVFGDSQKVYPGTKIIFIGIKRKGESTDWIAYLKKSITSNSYCLIYYKAETFHSFFINLIDLITSEFRS, from the coding sequence ATGAGTGATGTTGAGAAACTCAAGAAGAGTTTTGTTCAGAAGTATGCCCAGTGTCACATCGTGGAAAAGGATGGCAAGCACAAGACTGGGCTAAAACTCTGTGGTCTGTTTGGGCAGAAGACAGGTCAAGCTGCCGGATTCTCTTACACAGATGCCAATAAGAACAAAGGCATCACTTGGAGAGAGGATACACTGATGGAAGGAGTATTTGGAGACTCCCAAAAAGTATATCCTGGAACAAAAATTATCTTCATTGGCAttaagaggaagggagaaagcacAGACTGGAtagcttatctcaaaaaaagtatAACAAGTAATAGCTACTGCCTTATTTATTACAAAGCAGAAACATTTCATAGCTTTTTTATCAATTTAATTGATCTCATAACATCAGAATTCAGATCATGA